One region of Thalassoroseus pseudoceratinae genomic DNA includes:
- a CDS encoding SEC-C metal-binding domain-containing protein, translating into MSKRRRGFPSETQVKSGVRVVHGDKLLEEKLGRNDLCPCGSGKRFKKCCLKKGCF; encoded by the coding sequence ATGAGCAAGCGTCGTCGAGGATTCCCGTCCGAAACGCAGGTGAAGAGTGGGGTGCGGGTCGTCCACGGTGACAAACTGCTGGAGGAAAAGCTCGGCAGAAACGATCTCTGCCCTTGCGGTTCCGGCAAACGCTTTAAGAAGTGTTGTCTCAAGAAAGGCTGCTTTTGA
- a CDS encoding AAA family ATPase, translating to MEAVVFIGLQASGKSSFYKERFFSTHVRISLDLLRTRNRERRLLTACLETQQSFVIDNTNPTREGRKKYIDAAKSAKYSVFGYYFRSKAEECLARNRQRTDQVPDVGILSTAKKLELPTLEEGFDTLKYVRLTETGFVVEEWKDEV from the coding sequence ATGGAGGCGGTGGTCTTCATCGGTCTGCAAGCGTCGGGGAAATCTTCCTTCTACAAGGAACGGTTTTTCTCAACGCACGTTCGCATCAGCCTCGACCTGTTGCGAACTCGGAATCGAGAACGGCGACTACTGACTGCCTGTCTGGAAACTCAACAGTCGTTTGTGATCGACAACACAAACCCGACTCGTGAGGGGCGAAAAAAGTACATCGATGCTGCGAAGTCGGCCAAGTATTCCGTCTTCGGATACTACTTCCGGTCCAAGGCCGAGGAGTGTCTCGCTCGGAACCGACAGCGAACGGACCAAGTGCCCGATGTCGGCATCCTGTCCACGGCCAAAAAACTGGAACTCCCAACACTGGAAGAAGGGTTCGATACCCTGAAATACGTCCGACTGACGGAAACTGGTTTCGTCGTCGAGGAGTGGAAAGATGAAGTTTGA